The Halanaerobiales bacterium genome contains a region encoding:
- a CDS encoding methylated-DNA--[protein]-cysteine S-methyltransferase, which translates to MYNEFYSSYYPSPLGLLKITFSADGVKRLDFINKTDIKNKKCNGLFFNKKEVRDTYNLIYDQLNEYFTGNRSNFNLPILLSGSKFQLQVWEEVSNIPYGETKSYQEIAAAIGKKRAARAVGNANAQNPLPIIIPCHRVVSANGSLTGYSGGLWRKRWLLELENRYYNRRGVVLN; encoded by the coding sequence GTGTATAATGAATTTTATAGCAGTTACTATCCTTCTCCATTGGGATTACTGAAAATAACATTTTCAGCTGATGGGGTTAAAAGATTGGATTTTATTAATAAAACTGATATAAAGAATAAAAAATGTAATGGTTTATTTTTTAATAAAAAAGAGGTAAGGGATACCTATAACTTGATTTATGATCAGCTGAATGAATATTTTACTGGTAATCGTAGTAATTTTAATTTACCTATTTTATTGAGTGGGAGTAAGTTTCAGTTACAGGTGTGGGAAGAAGTTTCTAATATCCCATATGGTGAAACAAAATCTTACCAGGAAATAGCAGCTGCTATAGGGAAGAAAAGGGCTGCAAGAGCAGTGGGAAATGCTAATGCTCAAAACCCTCTTCCAATTATTATTCCCTGTCATCGAGTTGTAAGTGCTAATGGTAGTTTGACTGGCTATTCAGGTGGTTTATGGAGAAAAAGGTGGTTATTAGAGTTAGAAAATAGATATTATAACAGAAGAGGTGTGGTCCTTAATTAA